Proteins from a genomic interval of Crassostrea angulata isolate pt1a10 chromosome 7, ASM2561291v2, whole genome shotgun sequence:
- the LOC128192650 gene encoding BTB/POZ domain-containing protein 17-like isoform X3 has translation MEEDVHPPENDSHILRDEVNFIHNVSQFFNQEALSDVKLKVGDDVFFAHKFVLAKSSDVFRTMLYERRWSQENMEEIELSETPECQPVFESFLRFLYTAEVAVTGETAVGILCLADKYNVTSLKQLCMNYMVENSRSPKIKNAVQWYPWSKALGLTDLIDQCAKTIAWNSDNLLKLEEWKSMDFDFVYDILKNSELVIPNEYLLFNSVLTWLNQESHLPQLKENAEKLLPLIRFPQMMVNQLFEIEKSVIAENEECKELILALVGKAYRYRSLCPSQVELSISFNDPFYLPRNYTDLAVDTVRMQNTLRFGIQVDVRTYAGPVPTDKREGEWKITYRKNGDHWTLQIFCHDSATVNGEARIQAAVIIFDEEENVIQVDQANTYTCSRGNNLAMTINVDNSTDSKVMALILKPVPI, from the coding sequence ATGGAGGAAGATGTCCACCCACCAGAAAATGACAGTCACATCTTGCGAGACGAGGTCAACTTCATTCACAATGTATCGCAGTTCTTTAACCAGGAGGCACTCAGTGATGTGAAATTGAAAGTCGGCGATGACGTATTCTTTGCTCATAAGTTTGTCCTGGCCAAGTCCAGTGATGTATTTCGCACCATGCTGTATGAGAGACGGTGGTCTCAAGAAAACATGGAAGAAATTGAACTCAGTGAAACGCCAGAATGTCAACCGGTGTTTGAAAGTTTTTTGCGATTTCTCTACACAGCGGAGGTAGCAGTGACAGGAGAAACTGCTGTAGGAATTTTGTGCCTAGCTGACAAATATAACGTCACATCCTTAAAACAGTTGTGTATGAACTACATGGTGGAAAACTCGCGATCTCCGAAAATCAAGAATGCAGTGCAATGGTACCCATGGTCTAAAGCCTTGGGACTGACTGACCTGATTGATCAATGTGCTAAGACTATTGCTTGGAACTCTGACAATCTGCTAAAACTAGAAGAGTGGAAATCTATGGATTTCGACTTTGTGTATGACATTTTGAAGAATTCTGAACTTGTTATTCCTAATGAGTACCTACTGTTTAATTCTGTACTCACATGGTTAAACCAGGAGTCGCATCTACCGCAACTGAAAGAAAATGCAGAAAAATTGCTTCCCTTGATTCGGTTTCCCCAGATGATGGTGAATCAGTTGTTCGAGATTGAGAAATCTGTGATTGCTGAGAATGAGGAGTGTAAAGAGCTGATTCTGGCCTTGGTGGGAAAAGCCTACAGATATCGTTCTCTGTGTCCCTCTCAGGTGGAGCTCAGTATTTCCTTCAATGATCCATTTTACTTGCCGAGAAATTACACTGATCTAGCAGTGGACACAGTAAGAATGCAGAATACTCTGCGATTTGGCATTCAGGTGGATGTTAGGACGTACGCAGGTCCTGTTCCTACAGATAAACGCGAGGGGGAATGGAAAATCACATACCGCAAAAATGGGGATCACTGGACGTTACAGATTTTTTGCCACGATTCCGCAACCGTGAACGGGGAGGCAAGAATTCAGGCAGCGGTGATTATATTTGATGAAGAAGAAAATGTCATACAAGTGGATCAAGCCAACACCTATACGTGTTCCCGTGGCAACAATTTGGCAATGACTATCAATGTGGATAACTCCACTGATTCTAAGGTCATGGCTCTGATTTTGAAGCCAGTGCCCATCTAA
- the LOC128155795 gene encoding PDZ domain-containing protein 11-like, whose amino-acid sequence MNQDHRVELVRARLPPYEHPPPWVPPQQREFHPDYNNDIREFLPRELIQQRMRASEQLGFNIRGGQEHHCGIFVSKVMVNSEADKLGLREGDQILMVNNRDFENIDHAEAVKVLKMNTRIVMTVRFFPYGYDRTYDKCKFLASNQQAER is encoded by the exons ATGAACCAGGACCATCGCGTAGAGCTTGTTCGAGCAAGGCTACCTCCATACGAGCACCCACCTCCATGGGTTCCACCTCAGCAG AGAGAGTTCCATCCTGACTACAACAATGACATCAGAGAGTTCCTCCCTAGAGAGCTTATTCAACAGAGAATGAGGGCCTCAGAACAA CTGGGATTTAATATTCGGGGTGGCCAAGAACATCACTGTGGAATCTTTGTATCAAAG GTGATGGTAAACAGCGAGGCAGATAAACTAGGCTTAAGGGAAGGGGACCAG ATTTTAATGGTGAACAACAGAGACTTTGAGAATATAGATCACGCAGAG GCTGTTAAAGTGCTAAAAATGAACACGAGGATCGTCATGACTGTTCGATTTTTTCCGTATG GTTATGACAGAACATACGATAAGTGTAAATTTTTGGCATCCAATCAGCAAGCAGAGAGGTAA
- the LOC128192649 gene encoding GDP-Man:Man(3)GlcNAc(2)-PP-Dol alpha-1,2-mannosyltransferase-like — MTILCCLLYVAVSIVILIAFTLLFLRLWLKVRRRNYRASVGGRCVLGFFHPYCNAGGGGERVLWVAIRAIQKKYPSIHIVVYTGDTDATPEDISQRARQRFNITLQRPVTFVFLTKRRWVEAYMYPHLTLLGQSLGSVLLGWEALWKCVPDIYIDSMGYAFTLPLFRYLGDCTVGCYVHYPTVSTDMLKKVSSRQEGHNNPSFITKSWFLSTVKVQYYKLFALLYGWAGRRSHAAIVNSTWTFDHIQKLWKMRDRTHIVYPPCDINEFIKIPLDAKRSKHILSISQFRPEKDHPLQIEAFFKFMSGIPDNQKSSYKLLLVGSCRNQGDKDRVETLQKMCSDLGITENVDFRLNVSFADLKSLMASSQVGLHTMWNEHFGIGVVELMAAGCIILAHNSGGPKLDIVVPINDQPTGFLASDVKSYATCMAKIFSLSDRERMEIQQSARTHVHKFSDAEFENGFLSVFDDLITKCT, encoded by the exons atgacTATTCTGTGTTGTCTGCTATATGTCGCAGTCAGTATTGTGATTTTGATAGCCTTTACTCTGCTATTTCTGAGACTGTGGCTGAAAGTCAGGAGAAGGAACTACAGGGCATCTGTAGGTGGAAGATGTGTATTGGGCTTCTTCCACCCCTACTGCAATGCTGGAGGGGGAGGAGAACGGGTCCTCTGGGTGGCTATAAGAGCAATACAGAAAAA ATATCCCTCTATCCACATAGTGGTATACACAGGCGACACTGATGCCACTCCTGAAGATATCTCTCAGCGAGCTCGACAGCGCTTTAACATTACACTACAGCGCCCAGTTACCTTTGTATTCTTAACAAAGCGCCGCTGGGTGGAGGCTTACATGTACCCTCATCTGACACTTTTAGGGCAAAGCCTTGGGTCAGTACTTTTAGGATGGGAGGCATTATGGAAGTGTGTACCAGACATTTATATTGACAGTATGGGCTATGCCTTTACACTGCCTCTGTTCCGTTACCTGGGAGACTGCACTGTAGGCTGTTATGTCCACTATCCCACTGTAAGCACGGATATGTTAAAGAAAGTCTCTTCTCGACAGGAAGGACATAACAACCCATCTTTCATAACAAAGAGCTGGTTTCTCTCCACTGTTAAAGTCCAGTACTATAAGCTGTTTGCCCTTCTGTATGGCTGGGCAGGAAGACGATCCCATGCAGCCATTGTAAATTCAACCTGGACCTTTGACCATATCCAGAAGTTGTGGAAGATGAGAGATAGGACACATATCGTGTACCCACCATGTGATATCAATGAGTTTATAAAAATACCTCTGGATGCTAAGCGTTCTAAACACATCTTGTCTATATCTCAGTTCAGACCAGAAAAGGACCATCCTTTGCAGATTGaagcatttttcaaatttatgtcTGGAATCCCAGATAACCAGAAATCCTCATACAAGCTGCTGTTGGTTGGAAGTTGCCGAAACCAAGGTGACAAAGACAGGGTAGAAACCCTGCAGAAAATGTGTTCAGATCTGGGTATAACTGAGAATGTGGACTTCAGGCTCAATGTCAGCTTTGCAGATTTGAAATCTTTGATGGCTTCATCACAAGTCGGCCTTCACACAATGTGGAATGAACACTTTGGAATAG GTGTTGTAGAGCTGATGGCAGCAGGGTGCATCATTCTGGCTCACAATTCAGGAGGACCAAAGCTGGACATAGTTGTGCCTATTAATGACCAACCAACAGGATTCTTAGCCTCAGATGTGAAGTCCTATGCAACATGTATggcaaagattttctctctgtCAGACAGAGAAAGGATGGAGATACAACAAAGTGCACGGACTCATGTACATAAATTCTCAGACGCTGAATttgaaaatggatttttaagtgtatttgatgatttaattacaaaatgtacatga
- the LOC128155794 gene encoding 40S ribosomal protein S3a-like, producing MMHLPTIQYQNKDNSCTSSSASNVKMAVGKNKRLTKGGKKSSKKKVVDPFTKKDWYDVKAPSMFVVRQIGKTLVTRTQGTRIASDGLKGRVFEVSLADLQNDEVSFRKFKLMAEEVQGRNVLTNFHGMDLTRDKLCSMVKKWQTMIQAHVDVKTTDGYLLRMFCIGFTKKKQFQVKKTCYAQTTQIKTIRRKMVDIITKEVTSNDMKEVVNKLIPDSIGKDIEKACQGIYPLHDVFIRKVKVLKKPKFDIGKLMEMHGEGGSKTVITDSGETVARPEGYEPPVQQSV from the exons ATGATGCATTTACCCACAATTCAGTATCAAAACAAAGACAACTCTTGTACTTCCTCTTCCGCCTCGAACGTGAAAATGGCAGTAGGAAAAAATAAGAGGCTAACTAAAGGGGGCAAGAAAAGCTCCAAAAAGAAAGT TGTTGATCCCTTCACTAAGAAAGACTGGTACGATGTTAAGGCACCAAGCATGTTCGTTGTGCGACAGATTGGGAAGACCTTGGTCACCAGAACTCAAGGAACCA GGATTGCTTCTGATGGCCTGAAGGGGCGAGTGTTTGAGGTCTCCTTGGCTGATCTTCAGAATGATGAAGTATCCTTCAGGAAGTTCAAACTGATGGCTGAAGAAGTTCAGGGACGCAATGTTCTGACCAACTTCCACGGCATGGATCTGACCCGTGACAAACTCTGCTCTATGGTCAAGAAATGGCAGACCATGATCCAGGCTCATGTTGATGTCAAGACCACTGATGGTTACCTTCTTAGGATGTTCTGTATTGGTTTCACCAAGAAGAAGCAGTTTCAAGTGAAGAAAACTTGTTACGCCCAAACCACACAG ATCAAAACCATCAGAAGAAAGATGGTTGATATCATCACTAAGGAAGTGACATCAAATGACATGAAAGAAGTTGTCAACAAACT AATCCCAGACAGCATTGGCAAGGATATTGAGAAAGCCTGCCAAGGAATTTATCCCCTACATGATGTTTTCATCCGTAAGGTCAAAGTGCTGAAAAAACCTAAGTTCGACATTGGTAAATTAATGGAAATGCACGGAGAAGGCGGCAGCAAGACCGTCATCACAGACTCCGGCGAAACTGTGGCGCGGCCCGAGGGATACGAACCTCCAGTCCAACAATCTGTATAA
- the LOC128192657 gene encoding 40S ribosomal protein S3a-like, with the protein MARRKGIRKSQPISSMKMTKRLKKKKLIDPFTKKDWYDVKAPSMFVVRQIGKTLVTRTQGTRIASDGLKGRVFEVSLADLQNDEVSFRKFKLMAEEVQGRNVLTNFHGMDLTRDKLCSMVKKWQTMIQAHVDVKTTDGYLLRMFCIGFTKKKQFQVKKTCYAQNTKIKTIRRKMVDIITKEVTSNDMKEVVNKLIPDSIGKDIEKACEGIYPLHDVFICKVKVLKKPKFDFRKLMEIHGEGYSETKSTVTYFGEAVARPMGYEPPVQQSV; encoded by the exons ATGGCGAGAAGAAAAGGAATAAGAAAATCTCAGCCGATATCATCAATGAAAATGACGAAGAggttaaaaaagaagaaact AATTGATCCCTTCACTAAGAAAGATTGGTACGATGTTAAGGCACCAAGCATGTTCGTTGTGCGACAGATTGGGAAGACCTTGGTCACCAGAACTCAAGGAACCA GGATTGCTTCTGATGGCCTGAAGGGGCGAGTGTTTGAGGTCTCCTTGGCTGATCTTCAGAATGATGAAGTATCCTTCAGGAAGTTCAAACTGATGGCTGAAGAAGTTCAGGGACGCAATGTTCTGACCAACTTCCACGGCATGGATCTGACCCGTGACAAACTCTGCTCTATGGTCAAGAAATGGCAGACCATGATCCAGGCTCATGTTGATGTCAAGACCACTGATGGTTACCTTCTTAGGATGTTCTGTATTGGTTTCACCAAGAAGAAGCAGTTTCAAGTGAAGAAAACTTGTTACGCTCAAAATACAAAG ATCAAAACCATCAGAAGAAAGATGGTTGATATCATCACTAAGGAAGTGACATCAAATGACATGAAAGAAGTGGTCAACAAATT AATCCCAGACAGCATTGGCAAGGACATTGAAAAAGCCTGCGAAGGAATTTATCCACTACATGATGTCTTCATCTGTAAAGTGAAAGTGCTGAAAAAACCCAAATTTGACTTCAGAAAATTAATGGAAATCCATGGAGAGGGGTATAGTGAAACCAAGAGCACTGTCACCTACTTTGGTGAAGCTGTAGCACGGCCCATGGGGTACGAACCTCCTGTCCAACAATCTGTATAA
- the LOC128192650 gene encoding BTB/POZ domain-containing protein 17-like isoform X2 produces MGDNPPFVYPDPLEVEEPLEVEEPKMEEDVHPPENDSHILRDEVNFIHNVSQFFNQEALSDVKLKVGDDVFFAHKFVLAKSSDVFRTMLYERRWSQENMEEIELSETPECQPVFESFLRFLYTAEVAVTGETAVGILCLADKYNVTSLKQLCMNYMVENSRSPKIKNAVQWYPWSKALGLTDLIDQCAKTIAWNSDNLLKLEEWKSMDFDFVYDILKNSELVIPNEYLLFNSVLTWLNQESHLPQLKENAEKLLPLIRFPQMMVNQLFEIEKSVIAENEECKELILALVGKAYRYRSLCPSQVELSISFNDPFYLPRNYTDLAVDTVRMQNTLRFGIQVDVRTYAGPVPTDKREGEWKITYRKNGDHWTLQIFCHDSATVNGEARIQAAVIIFDEEENVIQVDQANTYTCSRGNNLAMTINVDNSTDSKVMALILKPVPI; encoded by the exons ATGGGGGATAATCCACCCTTTGTTTATCCTgatcctcttgaagtggaagaACCACTGGAGGTAGAGGAGCCG AAAATGGAGGAAGATGTCCACCCACCAGAAAATGACAGTCACATCTTGCGAGACGAGGTCAACTTCATTCACAATGTATCGCAGTTCTTTAACCAGGAGGCACTCAGTGATGTGAAATTGAAAGTCGGCGATGACGTATTCTTTGCTCATAAGTTTGTCCTGGCCAAGTCCAGTGATGTATTTCGCACCATGCTGTATGAGAGACGGTGGTCTCAAGAAAACATGGAAGAAATTGAACTCAGTGAAACGCCAGAATGTCAACCGGTGTTTGAAAGTTTTTTGCGATTTCTCTACACAGCGGAGGTAGCAGTGACAGGAGAAACTGCTGTAGGAATTTTGTGCCTAGCTGACAAATATAACGTCACATCCTTAAAACAGTTGTGTATGAACTACATGGTGGAAAACTCGCGATCTCCGAAAATCAAGAATGCAGTGCAATGGTACCCATGGTCTAAAGCCTTGGGACTGACTGACCTGATTGATCAATGTGCTAAGACTATTGCTTGGAACTCTGACAATCTGCTAAAACTAGAAGAGTGGAAATCTATGGATTTCGACTTTGTGTATGACATTTTGAAGAATTCTGAACTTGTTATTCCTAATGAGTACCTACTGTTTAATTCTGTACTCACATGGTTAAACCAGGAGTCGCATCTACCGCAACTGAAAGAAAATGCAGAAAAATTGCTTCCCTTGATTCGGTTTCCCCAGATGATGGTGAATCAGTTGTTCGAGATTGAGAAATCTGTGATTGCTGAGAATGAGGAGTGTAAAGAGCTGATTCTGGCCTTGGTGGGAAAAGCCTACAGATATCGTTCTCTGTGTCCCTCTCAGGTGGAGCTCAGTATTTCCTTCAATGATCCATTTTACTTGCCGAGAAATTACACTGATCTAGCAGTGGACACAGTAAGAATGCAGAATACTCTGCGATTTGGCATTCAGGTGGATGTTAGGACGTACGCAGGTCCTGTTCCTACAGATAAACGCGAGGGGGAATGGAAAATCACATACCGCAAAAATGGGGATCACTGGACGTTACAGATTTTTTGCCACGATTCCGCAACCGTGAACGGGGAGGCAAGAATTCAGGCAGCGGTGATTATATTTGATGAAGAAGAAAATGTCATACAAGTGGATCAAGCCAACACCTATACGTGTTCCCGTGGCAACAATTTGGCAATGACTATCAATGTGGATAACTCCACTGATTCTAAGGTCATGGCTCTGATTTTGAAGCCAGTGCCCATCTAA
- the LOC128192650 gene encoding BTB/POZ domain-containing protein 17-like isoform X1, whose amino-acid sequence MGDNPPFVYPDPLEVEEPLEVEEPVSLKMEEDVHPPENDSHILRDEVNFIHNVSQFFNQEALSDVKLKVGDDVFFAHKFVLAKSSDVFRTMLYERRWSQENMEEIELSETPECQPVFESFLRFLYTAEVAVTGETAVGILCLADKYNVTSLKQLCMNYMVENSRSPKIKNAVQWYPWSKALGLTDLIDQCAKTIAWNSDNLLKLEEWKSMDFDFVYDILKNSELVIPNEYLLFNSVLTWLNQESHLPQLKENAEKLLPLIRFPQMMVNQLFEIEKSVIAENEECKELILALVGKAYRYRSLCPSQVELSISFNDPFYLPRNYTDLAVDTVRMQNTLRFGIQVDVRTYAGPVPTDKREGEWKITYRKNGDHWTLQIFCHDSATVNGEARIQAAVIIFDEEENVIQVDQANTYTCSRGNNLAMTINVDNSTDSKVMALILKPVPI is encoded by the exons ATGGGGGATAATCCACCCTTTGTTTATCCTgatcctcttgaagtggaagaACCACTGGAGGTAGAGGAGCCGGTCAGTTTA AAAATGGAGGAAGATGTCCACCCACCAGAAAATGACAGTCACATCTTGCGAGACGAGGTCAACTTCATTCACAATGTATCGCAGTTCTTTAACCAGGAGGCACTCAGTGATGTGAAATTGAAAGTCGGCGATGACGTATTCTTTGCTCATAAGTTTGTCCTGGCCAAGTCCAGTGATGTATTTCGCACCATGCTGTATGAGAGACGGTGGTCTCAAGAAAACATGGAAGAAATTGAACTCAGTGAAACGCCAGAATGTCAACCGGTGTTTGAAAGTTTTTTGCGATTTCTCTACACAGCGGAGGTAGCAGTGACAGGAGAAACTGCTGTAGGAATTTTGTGCCTAGCTGACAAATATAACGTCACATCCTTAAAACAGTTGTGTATGAACTACATGGTGGAAAACTCGCGATCTCCGAAAATCAAGAATGCAGTGCAATGGTACCCATGGTCTAAAGCCTTGGGACTGACTGACCTGATTGATCAATGTGCTAAGACTATTGCTTGGAACTCTGACAATCTGCTAAAACTAGAAGAGTGGAAATCTATGGATTTCGACTTTGTGTATGACATTTTGAAGAATTCTGAACTTGTTATTCCTAATGAGTACCTACTGTTTAATTCTGTACTCACATGGTTAAACCAGGAGTCGCATCTACCGCAACTGAAAGAAAATGCAGAAAAATTGCTTCCCTTGATTCGGTTTCCCCAGATGATGGTGAATCAGTTGTTCGAGATTGAGAAATCTGTGATTGCTGAGAATGAGGAGTGTAAAGAGCTGATTCTGGCCTTGGTGGGAAAAGCCTACAGATATCGTTCTCTGTGTCCCTCTCAGGTGGAGCTCAGTATTTCCTTCAATGATCCATTTTACTTGCCGAGAAATTACACTGATCTAGCAGTGGACACAGTAAGAATGCAGAATACTCTGCGATTTGGCATTCAGGTGGATGTTAGGACGTACGCAGGTCCTGTTCCTACAGATAAACGCGAGGGGGAATGGAAAATCACATACCGCAAAAATGGGGATCACTGGACGTTACAGATTTTTTGCCACGATTCCGCAACCGTGAACGGGGAGGCAAGAATTCAGGCAGCGGTGATTATATTTGATGAAGAAGAAAATGTCATACAAGTGGATCAAGCCAACACCTATACGTGTTCCCGTGGCAACAATTTGGCAATGACTATCAATGTGGATAACTCCACTGATTCTAAGGTCATGGCTCTGATTTTGAAGCCAGTGCCCATCTAA